In the Flavobacterium sp. 90 genome, CTTATTGATAAAATGATGTCCGAAAACACTTTGGAATCACCATCTATTGACTTTACTTCAAAAATAATGTCTCAGGTTTTAGTGGCTGAGAAAAGCAAAATTAAAGCATACAAGCCTTTAATTTCTAAAACAACCTGGATATTTATCGGCATAAGTTTAATTGCTTTAACTACTTATTCAATTTATTCAAATAATGGCATTTCTAATTTCGGAATAGACAAAGCATATTCGGATAAAGCTTCTGCTCTATTTTCTGGAATTCATTTTTCTAAGAATATAATGTATGCGCTATTAATAGTTCCGTTTATGATTTTAATTCAGATTGGGGTGTTGAAGAATTATTTTGACAAGAAGTATCAGTTGTAGATTTATTTAAAAGAATCTTCTCTTTTTCTGATATAGTCTATTCCTAGATAACAATCAGAACTTATATCGTATCTGTTTTTAAATAAAATATATAATATAGTTAAATATTCGTCGTCTTTTATAGCCGCTCTATTAAGCGCCAATCTTTTTGATGCTGTTTCTTTTGAATATTTTTTGAAAAATTCATTAAATCCTGAATCTGAATATACCTTTTCGATTTTTGGATTTAATTTAAATCGCTTAGGATAATTATTGTCTTTAAATAATCTTTCATCTATAATAAATCCATCATTCAAAACTGCAGTTAAAAAACCTTTGAAGAATTTAAATTTTTTAGAATAATACCTCTTGTAAAAGAAAAACAATTCATTCTCATTTAGACGAACAAATTCATTGCTGTTTATCAGAAGATATACATCTGAAAAAAATATTGGCGGAGGCGGTAATGCTTCACTATCATTTTTTACTTCACCCCTATCTGCTAAAATCTCAATCATTTCCTTAGAGAAGTTTGGTTCTTTTCTTTCGCAGGAAATCAAAAAACAGAACAACAATAATAAGGTTAGGATTTTCTTCATGATCAGATTTTCAGATTTAAACAAATCTAATTAAAATCGTCAGTACTTTTTTCAAAAATAAATATTGTATTTTAAATCCAAAAAACATATTTTAAGCACTCTGAACAATCAAATACAAATCATTCATTTACAATAGTTTTAGCCCCGAAATCGATATTCTTTTTTTATGAAAATTTTGAGAACCTAAACCGTTGCAATATTGTAACTTATGAAGTATCTTTGCACCCTAATTCGAAATTCATAAAATGAATAAATTATTGATTGTTGGAACGGTTGCTTTCGACGCGATTGAAACTCCTTTCGGAAAAACAGATAAAATATTAGGTGGTGCTGCAACATACATTGGTTTATCAGCATCATTTTTTAACTTACAATCGGCCATCGTTTCTGTAGTTGGTGACGATTTTCCACAAGAACATTTAGATCTTTTAACTTCAAAAAATATTGATATCTCTGGTATCGAAATTGTAAAAGGCGGAAAAACCTTTTTCTGGAGCGGTTTATACCACAACGATCTAAATTCAAGAGACACTCTTGTAACTGAATTAAACGTTTTGGCAGATTTTCAACCAAAAGTCCCTCAAAACTATAAAGATGCTGATGTTGTGATGTTAGGAAACTTACATCCTTTAGTACAAAGCAGTGTTTTGGATCAAATGGAGAAAAAACCAAAATTAGTAGTTTTAGACACTATGAACTTTTGGATGGATTGCGCTCTTCCTGAATTATTGGACGTAATTAAACGTGTAGACGTTATCACAATCAATGACGAAGAAGCAAGACAACTTTCAGGAGAATATTCATTAGTAAAAGCAGCAAACAAAATCCAGGAATTGGGACCAAAATATGTGGTGATCAAAAAAGGAGAACATGGAGCGCTTTTATTCCACAACAGAGAAGTTTTCTTTGCTCCGGCTTTACCATTAGAAGATGTTTTTGATCCAACAGGAGCAGGAGACACTTTTGCAGGTGGTTTTTCAGGATTCATTGCGCAAAGCGAAAACATTTCGTTTGGCAACATGAAAAACGCAATTATTTACGGATCTAACTTGGCTTCATTTTGTGTGGAGAAATTTGGAACCGAAAGGATGGAATCTTTAAGCAAAGCAGAAGTAGCGATTCGATTACAACAATTTAAGTCGTTAACTCAGTTTGACATAGAAATATAATGCCCGAAAGCCTCGCTAATAACGGGGCTTTTTTATTACGTTAATACACACAACTTACAACAACACAAAATACAAAACACAATGAGCGACGCTTTAAAACACGAATGTGGTATAGCCTTAGTTAGACTTCTTAAACCGCTTGAATATTACAAAGAAAAATACGGAACTGCTTTTTACGGGATACAAAAAATGTATCTAATGATGGAGAAGCAGCACAACCGTGGTCAGGATGGTGCCGGTTTTGCAAGCATTAAACTTGATGTTGAACCAGGACAACGCTACATAAGCAGAGTTCGTTCAAATCACGCACAGCCTATACAAGACGTTTTTAAACAAATCAATGAGCGAATTAGTGAAGAATTAAAAGCTCAGCCTGAAATTGGTGATGATGTTCAAAAAATAAAATCAGAAATCCCGTATGTTGGTGAACTATTCTTAGGTCACGTTCGTTACGGAACTTTCGGAAAAAACAGCATCGAAAGTGTACACCCATTTTTACGTCAAAGTAACTGGATGCACCGTAACCTTATTTTGGCAGGAAACTTTAACATGACGAATGTTAAAGAACTTTTCGAAAATCTGGTTGAACTTGGACAACATCCAAAAGAAATGGCGGATACTGTTACAGTTATGGAAAAAATTGGTCACTTCTTAGACAAAGAAGTTATGCAATTGTACCAGGATTGTAAAGCCGAAGGTTATTCCAAAAGAGAAGCTTCTCCGGTAATCGCAGATAGATTAGATATTGCTAAAATATTAACCCGTTCTGCAAAAAACTTAGACGGAGGTTATGCAATGGCTGGTTTACTTGGTCATGGTGATGCTTTTGTTTTTAGAGATCCAGCAGGAATTCGTCCAGCTTATTTTTACCAAGATGACGAAGTAGTTGTTGTAGCTTCTGAAAGACCTGTTATTCAGACTGTATTTAATGTACCTTTTGAAAGTGTTCAGGAAATTGACCCAGGAAACGCTTTGATTATCAAGAAAAGCGGAAAGGTTACAATGGAGCAAATCCTTGAACCAACAGTTAAAAAAGCATGTTCTTTTGAAAGAATCTATTTCTCTAGAGGAAGTGATGCTGAAATTTATCAGGAACGTAAAGACTTAGGTAAATTAATTTTACCCGCAGTTCTTGAATCAATTGACAGCGATACAGATAACACCGTTTTCTCTTATATTCCAAATACGGCAGAAACTTCATTTTACGGTTTAGTTGAAGCTGCTCAGGATTTCTTAAATCAAAGAAAAAACAACTATATTTTAGCTAACAGAAACACTCTTACTGCCGAAACTTTACAGGAATTATTAGCTGTAAAAATACGTACAGAAAAAGTTGCAATTAAAGATGCTAAACTTAGAACCTTTATTACTGAGGATAGTAGCCGTGATGATCTTGTCGCACACGTTTATGATGTAACTTACGGAGTAATCAAACCAACTGACAACTTAGTTATTATCGATGACAGTATTGTTCGTGGTACAACGCTAAAAATGAGCATCATAAAAATGATGGATCGTTTAAATCCTAAACGTATCGTAATCGTTTCATCGGCACCACAAATTCGTTACCCTGATTGCTACGGAATTGATATGGCAAAACTTGAAGGCCTTGTAGCTTTTAGAGCAGCATTAGCTTTATTGAAAGAAAGAAACTTATACCATATTGTTGATGAAGTTTATGCAAAATGTAAAGCACAAGAAAACTATATCGATAGTGATGTTGTAAATTATGTTACTGCAATCTACGATCAATTTACTCCTGAAGAAGTTTCAGATAAAATTGCCGAAATGTTAAGCTCTCCGGAAATTAATGCTGAAGTAAAAATCATTTTCCAAAAAGTAGAAGATTTGCATATTGCATGTCCGAAAAATCTTGGAGATTGGTACTTTACAGGTGACTATCCAACTCCTGGAGGAAATCGTGTTGTAAACAGAGCTTTTATGAATTTTTATGAAGGAAAAGACGCTAGAGCGTATTAAAAATATATTAACAAAAGGTTAATTTGTGCATTTCATCGGTTTTTTTTGCCGTTCATCCTAATTGTTTGGTAAAATTGAAAAGCTACAATACTTTTGAAATACCATAACATTAGTAGGTTAAGTTTATGGTAGATTTGGGGCAAAAAGGGTGGAAGCAATTCCACCTTTTTTATTGGAATAAAGTCAAGTATTTCTACCACAAGAAATTAGACCCATTAATAAGAAAATACATTCCTTTCATCGGATATATTTACCATTCATCTAAAAAGTTTTTTTCATAAGAATAGCTGTCTTACATTTACTGAACCATAACATTAGTAGGTTAAGTTTATGGTAGATTTGGGGCAAAAAAGGTGGAAGAGATTCCGCCTTTTTTATTTTCTTTTTTCTAGAGAATAGAGTAACGATTATAGAAGAAAGATTGTTGAGAAAAGAGGATAGAACGGAGAATATAGAAAATAGAGGATAGAAAATAGATTCTAAAAAATATAGAAACAAAAAAAAGACGAATAACCGCAAGGCCATTCGTCTTTTTTGTATAATCTTTATTCTATAATCTTTATTCTATAATCTTTATTCTATAATCTTTACTCTATTTTCGACTACTTGTCTAAAGCAAATCTTCTAGCAACTTCTGTCCAGTTAATTACACTGAAGAAAGCTTCAATATAATCTGGTCTTCTGTTTTGGTAGTTTAAATAGTAAGCGTGTTCCCAAACATCCATCCCTAAGATTGGAGTTCCACCGTTACCAGCAACTTCCGGCATTAATGGGTTGTCTTGATTTGGAGTACCTACAACTTCTAATTTTCCTCCTTTTTGAACTGTTAACCAAGCCCATCCAGAACCAAATTGTGTTGCTCCAGCTTTAGCAAATTTTGCTTTAAACTCGTCAAAAGTTCCAAAAGAAGCTTCGATTGCAGTTAATAAATCACCAGTTGGTAATCCACCACCGTTTGGAGACATTACAGTCCAGAATAAATTGTGGTTGTAAAAACCTCCACCATTGTTACGAACTGCTGCGTTTGATTTATCTAAGTTGATTAAGATATTTTCGATTGTTTTTCCCTCTAAATCTGTTCCAGCGATAGCTGCGTTTAGATTTGTAGTGTATGCATTGTGGTGTTTTGTATAATGGATTTCCATTGTACGTGCATCGATATGTGGTTCTAATGCATCATATGCATAAGGTAATTGTGGTAATTCAAAAGCCATGATATAAGGATTTTTATGGTTTATAATAATTTATCCCAAATTTAGACATTTAACTTTGGAATAGAAAATACTATTTCGTTATAATTCGATTTAATTAACTGATAATTTGGCTTTTTAAAACTTAAATACTTGAAAATCTTTATTTTCCGTTAAAGCTTGTCATCGTATTCTCTAATCCCGCTGTTCCAAAAGATTTAATAATTTCTGAAGCAACTTCTAAACGTTCCGGTAATTTTGCTTTTTCTTCTTCATCCCAATCACCCAAAACGTAATCAATTTGTTGCCCTTTTTTGAACTGATCGCTAATACCAAATCTAAAACGGGTATATTGCTGTGTATTCAAAACCAAATTGATATTTTTAAGTCCGTTATGACCTCCGTCACTTCCTTTTGGCTTGATACGAATAGTTCCGAAGGACAGGTTTAAATCGTCTGTAATGACCAAAATGTTTTCTAACGGAATGTTTTCTTTGTCCATCCAATACTTTACAGCTTTACCGCTTAAATTCATATAAGTGTTTGGCTTAAGCAGAAAAAAGCTTCTTCCTTTAAACTTGTATTCTGCCAAAGCACCAAGCTTTACAGTTTCAAATGAAAGCCCTTCTTTTCTGGCTAAAAAATCCAGGACTTTAAATCCTATATTATGCCTTGTATTTACGTATTCGGCACCAATATTTCCTAAACCTACGATTAAATATTTCTTCATATTGTCTATGTTCTCTTCTTTTTGTGTTGATGAAAACAGTTTTGTTATCCATTTTATCATGGTTGCAAAAGTATGATTAATTAGATAATGTGGCAATTAGATAATTAGATAATTTGGTTTTCGTGCAGCTTTAACTATAAATAATGGCACGCGGATAACGCAGATTTGAATGGATTTACGCGGATTTTTTCTTTACGCTTTTTGCGGAAAAGCCTTTGCAACTTTGCCGCTCTGAACCTTTGCACCTTTTTTCTAAAAAAAACTAAACTTCTGACTAGCCCTGACAGAAGCGGCATCCTTTTTCTTGCTTCTTTAGCAAGGAAAAGATATAGTGGATGGCAGGAACGTCTGGTCTTGAGAAAACATAAAGTTTCTGCTCCCGAAAAATTTAACAATGAGAGAATGTATTCTAACCAAAAAAAAGGACTTCGACTTCGCTCAGTCTGACAGCTTATACAATTTCAATCTAGTTCAATCTAGAAAACTTAGAACGTTAGTACCTCAGCAACTCAGAACCTTTTAAGCAAAAAAAAAGCCCCAATCTTTCGATTGAGGCTTTTGTATTGATTTGAAAAAAATTATTTTTTCTTTCCTTTTGCAGGAGCTTTTGCAGCTTTTGCAGCTTCTTGAGCAGCTTTCATAGCAGCACGAGAAATTCTTACTTGAGCAACAACTGTGTTCTCTGGGTGCATAACTTTGTACTCTGGA is a window encoding:
- a CDS encoding PfkB family carbohydrate kinase, giving the protein MNKLLIVGTVAFDAIETPFGKTDKILGGAATYIGLSASFFNLQSAIVSVVGDDFPQEHLDLLTSKNIDISGIEIVKGGKTFFWSGLYHNDLNSRDTLVTELNVLADFQPKVPQNYKDADVVMLGNLHPLVQSSVLDQMEKKPKLVVLDTMNFWMDCALPELLDVIKRVDVITINDEEARQLSGEYSLVKAANKIQELGPKYVVIKKGEHGALLFHNREVFFAPALPLEDVFDPTGAGDTFAGGFSGFIAQSENISFGNMKNAIIYGSNLASFCVEKFGTERMESLSKAEVAIRLQQFKSLTQFDIEI
- a CDS encoding amidophosphoribosyltransferase — encoded protein: MSDALKHECGIALVRLLKPLEYYKEKYGTAFYGIQKMYLMMEKQHNRGQDGAGFASIKLDVEPGQRYISRVRSNHAQPIQDVFKQINERISEELKAQPEIGDDVQKIKSEIPYVGELFLGHVRYGTFGKNSIESVHPFLRQSNWMHRNLILAGNFNMTNVKELFENLVELGQHPKEMADTVTVMEKIGHFLDKEVMQLYQDCKAEGYSKREASPVIADRLDIAKILTRSAKNLDGGYAMAGLLGHGDAFVFRDPAGIRPAYFYQDDEVVVVASERPVIQTVFNVPFESVQEIDPGNALIIKKSGKVTMEQILEPTVKKACSFERIYFSRGSDAEIYQERKDLGKLILPAVLESIDSDTDNTVFSYIPNTAETSFYGLVEAAQDFLNQRKNNYILANRNTLTAETLQELLAVKIRTEKVAIKDAKLRTFITEDSSRDDLVAHVYDVTYGVIKPTDNLVIIDDSIVRGTTLKMSIIKMMDRLNPKRIVIVSSAPQIRYPDCYGIDMAKLEGLVAFRAALALLKERNLYHIVDEVYAKCKAQENYIDSDVVNYVTAIYDQFTPEEVSDKIAEMLSSPEINAEVKIIFQKVEDLHIACPKNLGDWYFTGDYPTPGGNRVVNRAFMNFYEGKDARAY
- a CDS encoding superoxide dismutase, whose product is MAFELPQLPYAYDALEPHIDARTMEIHYTKHHNAYTTNLNAAIAGTDLEGKTIENILINLDKSNAAVRNNGGGFYNHNLFWTVMSPNGGGLPTGDLLTAIEASFGTFDEFKAKFAKAGATQFGSGWAWLTVQKGGKLEVVGTPNQDNPLMPEVAGNGGTPILGMDVWEHAYYLNYQNRRPDYIEAFFSVINWTEVARRFALDK
- the pth gene encoding aminoacyl-tRNA hydrolase, producing the protein MIKWITKLFSSTQKEENIDNMKKYLIVGLGNIGAEYVNTRHNIGFKVLDFLARKEGLSFETVKLGALAEYKFKGRSFFLLKPNTYMNLSGKAVKYWMDKENIPLENILVITDDLNLSFGTIRIKPKGSDGGHNGLKNINLVLNTQQYTRFRFGISDQFKKGQQIDYVLGDWDEEEKAKLPERLEVASEIIKSFGTAGLENTMTSFNGK